A window from Triticum aestivum cultivar Chinese Spring chromosome 6D, IWGSC CS RefSeq v2.1, whole genome shotgun sequence encodes these proteins:
- the LOC123143549 gene encoding pollen allergen KBG 31-like, whose amino-acid sequence MAPQRQQQQHKAAVVALFLLSALVAAPAVAASRPESGGYAPATPSEAATPAEPAASTPSKKAAGYTDSTPAESPASTPAEAATPAKKAGGYTDSTPADSSASTPAEGGTPTEAAASAPAEAGTPMEAAASAPAEAGTPTEAAASTPAEGGTPDKAAAGYTDTTPAEQPAADGTKVKVPPGEGKATTPEQKFIEKVNQAFKKALDAANAAAPDDKFSVFDAAFNREIKQCLAGMSAKFISMIDRAFKIAYNSAVAATNAQEKFSCLVLTLTEALRFIAATLDAHAIKPAIEEVVAGGMKAADGATRVIKKLDTVIKAASAAAKEAPKADRIPVFQAALNKAIKEQMGPGYDGSKTTSDLDAAFKKAVESAATSKPEAKDTDVADALAKSITTIANATKDGAETAAAPATEAGTKTAAADAGYKAADKSAAEPAAAPAAEAADKSAAEPAAAPAAEAATAPAAEAATKPTADESGYKAKAKAKAEAAPKPAAESATKSAAKLAADAPAEPAAEAATKPADGKSGYKAAADAATKPAAAGGYNL is encoded by the coding sequence ATGGcacctcagcggcagcagcagcagcacaaggccGCCGTGGTCGCACTCTTCCTGCTGTCCGCCCTCGTGGCTGCGCCCGCCGTTGCTGCTTCCAGGCCCGAATCCGGCGGCTACGCACCCGCCACGCCCTCCGAGGCCGCGACGCCGGCCGAGCCCGCCGCCAGCACGCCCTCCAAGAAGGCGGCAGGCTACACTGACTCTACGCCGGCCGAGTCCCCAGCTAGCACGCCCGCCGAGGCGGCGACGCCCGCCAAGAAGGCGGGAGGCTACACTGACTCTACGCCGGCCGACTCCTCAGCCAGCACGCCCGCTGAGGGGGGGACGCCGACCGAGGCCGCCGCCAGCGCGCCCGCCGAGGCGGGGACGCCGATGGAGGCCGCCGCCAGCGCGCCCGCCGAGGCGGGGACGCCGACCGAGGCCGCCGCCAGCACACCCGCTGAGGGGGGAACGCCTGACAAGGCCGCGGCGGGCTACACTGACACTACGCCGGCCGAGCAGCCCGCCGCCGATGGCACTAAGGTCAAGGTGCCGCCCGGGGAGGGGAAGGCGACTACGCCCGAGCAGAAGTTCATCGAGAAGGTGAACCAAGCGTTCAAGAAGGCTCTAGACGCGGCCAACGCGGCGGCGCCCGACGACAAGTTTTCGGTGTTCGACGCCGCCTTCAACAGGGAGATCAAGCAGTGCCTCGCCGGCATGAGTGCCAAATTCATCTCCATGATCGACCGCGCCTTCAAGATAGCGTACaactccgccgtcgccgccaccaacGCGCAGGAAAAGTTCTCCTGCTTGGTGCTCACCCTCACAGAGGCCCTCCGCTTCATTGCCGCCACCCTGGACGCCCACGCCATCAAGCCAGCCATCGAGGAGGTGGTTGCCGGAGGCATGAAGGCCGCGGACGGCGCGACACGGGTCATCAAGAAGCTCGACACGGTCATCAAGGCAGCCTCCGCTGCTGCCAAAGAAGCTCCGAAAGCCGACAGGATCCCCGTGTTCCAAGCCGCCCTCAACAAGGCCATCAAGGAGCAGATGGGCCCCGGCTACGACGGGAGCAAGACGACCTCCGATCTCGACGCGGCGTTCAAAAAGGCCGTCGAATCCGCCGCCACCTCCAAGCCGGAGGCTAAGGACACCGACGTGGCGGACGCCTTGGCGAAGTCCATCACCACCATTGCCAATGCCACCAAGGATGGCGCCGAAACTGCTGCCGCGCCCGCCACAGAAGCCGGTACCAAGACTGCAGCTGCCGACGCCGGCTACAAGGCCGCCGACAAATCCGCTGCCGAGCCCGCTGCCGCGCCAGCTGCCGAAGCCGCCGACAAATCCGCTGCCGAGCCCGCTGCCGCGCCAGCTGCCGAAGCCGCAACCGCGCCCGCTGCTGAAGCCGCTACCAAGCCCACGGCTGATGAATCCGGTTAcaaggccaaggccaaggccaaggccgAAGCCGCTCCCAAGCCCGCAGCAGAATCCGCTACCAAGTCCGCTGCCAAGCTCGCAGCCGATGCCCCTGCCGAGCCCGCTGCGGAAGCGGCTACCAAGCCCGCAGATGGCAAATCCGGCTACAAGGCCGCCGCCGATGCCGCGACCAAACCTGCTGCCGCAGGCGGCTACAATCTGTGA
- the LOC123143550 gene encoding pollen allergen Phl p 5.0101-like, with product MAAVQQYTVALFLSVALVAGPAVSYAAYAPGAPATPAAPGTQPKATTPEQKLMEDINNGFKAAVAAAAAVPPADKYKTFEATFSAASNKAFADVLKAAASGQMAAQSASMASLSKSLEASYKLAYDKAQGATPETKYDTYVASLTESLRVISGAFEIHSVKPAAEEVKGIPAPQLKTIDQIDAAYRSAATAADAAPVNDKFTVFESTFNKAIKETTGGAYDNYTFVPALESAVKQAYAATVASAPEVKYAVFQAALSKAINAMVEAEKDAKPAAAGAGAAAGGYKA from the coding sequence ATGGCGGCGGTGCAGCAGTACACGGTGGCGCTCTTCCTCTCCGTCGCCCTCGTGGCGGGGCCGGCCGTCTCCTACGCCGCCTACGCCCCCGGCGCCCCGgccacccccgccgccccaggGACCCAGCCCAAGGCGACGACTCCGGAGCAGAAGCTGATGGAGGATATCAACAACGGCTTCAAGGCGGCCGTGGCGGCCGCAGCCGCCGTCCCTCCGGCCGACAAGTACAAGACGTTCGAGGCCACCTTCAGCGCGGCTTCTAACAAGGCATTCGCAGATGTCCTCAAGGCCGCCGCCTCCGGCCAGATGGCCGCCCAGTCAGCCTCCATGGCCTCACTCTCCAAGAGCCTCGAAGCCTCCTACAAGCTCGCCTACGACAAAGCCCAGGGCGCCACCCCCGAGACCAAGTACGACACCTACGTCGCCAGTCTCACCGAGTCGCTCCGCGTCATCTCCGGCGCCTTCGAGATCCACTCCGTCAAGCCCGCCGCCGAGGAGGTCAAGGGGATCCCCGCCCCCCAGCTCAAGACCATCGACCAGATCGACGCCGCCTAcaggagcgccgccaccgccgccgacgctgcCCCGGTCAACGACAAGTTCACCGTCTTCGAGTCCACCTTCAACAAGGCCATCAAGGAGACCACGGGCGGCGCATACGACAACTACACGTTCGTCCCCGCCCTTGAGTCTGCCGTCAAGCAGGCCTACGCCGCCACCGTCGCCTCCGCGCCCGAGGTAAAGTACGCCGTCTTTCAGGCCGCCCTGAGCAAGGCCATCAATGCCATGGTTGAAGCCGAGAAGGATGCCAAGCCCGCTGCCGCTGGCGCCGGCGCCGCTGCCGGTGGCTACAAAGCCTGA